The genomic region ACGCCTGCGGGAAGTTCCCCACCTGGCGCCCCGCGGCGGGATCATATTCCTCGGCCAGCAACCCAACATCGTTGCGCAAGCCGAGCAGGCGCTCGAACAGGGCCCGCGCCTCCGTAGTCCGTCCCTGCAGCGTGTAATTCTCGGCCAGCCAGAAGCTGCAGGCCAGGAAGGCGCCTTCGCCGCTCGGCAGGCCGTCCGCGCCGTCCCCGGTGTCGTAGCGGTAGACAAAGCCGTCGATCACCAGTTCGCGCTCGATCGCGGCCAGGGTCCCCCGCACCCGTGGATCGTCCGGCGGCAGGAACCCGATCAGCGGGATCAGCAGCAGGCTCGCGTCCAGGGCGCGCGCGCCAAAGCTCTGCACGAAGCTGTTGCGCTGCGCATCGAAGCCGCGGGCGCAGATGGTGTCATGCATGGTACGGCGCAGGGCCCGCCAGCGGTCGAGCGGCCCCTCCAGCCCGAACTGCTCGGCGCTGCGGATAGCCCGGTCGAGCGCCACCCAGGCCATGACCTTGGAATGGGTGAAATGCCGCCGCCCGCCCCGGACTTCCCAGATGCCCTCGTCGGGCTGGTCCCAGATCTCGGCCAGGTGCTCGGTCAGCCGGCGCTGCAACTGCCAGCTTGCCGGCACGGCGGGCAGGCCCATGGCACGGGCGTGGTACAGCGCGTCGGCCACCTCGCCATAGACGTCGAGCTGCAATTGCCCATGCGCCGCGTTGCCGATGCGCACCGGCCGGGAGCCCTGGTAGCCCGGCAGCCAGTCGGCCTCCCACTCGGCCAGGCGACGCTCGCCGGCGAGGCCGTACATGATCTGGATCTGGTCGGGCCGGCCGGCGACGCTGCGGTGCAGCCAGTCACGCCAGGCCCTGGCCTCCTCGACGTAGCCGCCATCCATCAGCGCGAGCAGGGTCAGCGTGGCATCGCGCAACCAGCAATAGCGATAGTCCCAGTTCCGGCTGCCGCCGAGCTGCTCGGGCAGCGAGGTGGTCGGGGCGGCGACGATTCCCCCCGTCGGCCGATAGGTCAGTGCCTTCAGCGTGATCAGCGAGCGCTGCACCGCCGGCTGGTACGGGCCTTCGTAGGTGCCGGCGGCGGCCCATTCGGTCCAGAACCGCTCGGTGCGCGCAAGCGCCGCCAACGGGTCGAGCGGAGCCGGCAGGTCGAGATGGCTCGCCACGTGGGTCATCACGAAGGGGATAGTCTCGCCGGCGGCGACGCTGAACTCGGCCACCGTCATCAGGCCGCGGCCATGCAGCGGCACCGGCGTGCGCAGCACCACCCGCTCCGGCCCGGCGACCGCGGTAAGGCCGCCGCCCTCCGGCAACCGCGTCACCCAGGGCACCGCCGCGCCGTAGTCGAAGCGCAACGCCAGCAGCAGGCGCATCGGCACCCGCCCGCGCCGCCCCTGCACCAGGCGGACGAGGTGGGAGAGGTTCTCGCCCACCGGCATGAAGTCGATCAGCGCGACCTCGCCCTCCGGCGTGGCGAACACGGTCTCCAGGATGACGGTGCCGTTCCGGTACGTCCGATGGATCCGTGGCCGGGGAGCCAGCGGGGCGATGCGCCAGGTGCCCTGCGAGGCCTCGCCGAGCAGGGCAGCGAAACAGGCGGCGCTGTCGAAACGTGGCCAGCACAGCCAGTCCACGGCCCCCTCGCGGCTGACCAGGGCCGCGGTGGTGCAGTCGCCGATCAGGGCGTAGTCCTCGATCGGCGCGGCCCGCCACGCCTCGACCGGCGCGCCGGTCAGTGCCCCGGGTCCCACGATCGGGCGTCCCACTACCGGGCGCGGCCCCAGGCCTGCTCGCCATTGCCACTGCAGGTGCAGGCATTGCCGATCGGCGTGACCTGCGGCAACGGGCACACCCATGGCCCGGCGTAGCAGGCCGACGCTGCGGGCGGCGGACCGGCAGTACCGGGTGAGGACGGGGCGTACACCACCGGCGGCGGGTAGTAATACGCCGGGGGCGCGACGTAGACCGGGGGCGCGACGTAGACCGGGGGCGGCACGTAGACGGGCGGCGGCGCCACGCCGACGAACACGCCGCCACGCCAGTAGGCGTGCGCGGAGGGCGGCAGCGCCAGCACCGCGACGGCAAGAAGCAGCGCACAGCGGCGCAGGGTGCGGATCCCGATCATGGCTGTTTGTCCCTTTCGGGTTTGGGCGGACATGTTGCCATCAGTGTTCCGCTGGCGACAGATGCGTCCGCCGAGTCGTGTGTACCCACATACACAATCCAGAACTGCTGCTGCGGCCCGGCAACATCCATCGCCACGGAGACGGCAACGCTTTCGCCGCACCGCTGCGTCAGAGCGCATCCTCCATCCAGGCGCGCAGCAACTCGATGATGCTGTCCGGCTGCTCCATCGGCGGCAGGTGGCCGGCCTCGGGCACCATGCGCAGCGCCGCGCCCGGAATGGCCTCGGCCATCTCCTCGCTCAGCGCGGGGGGCGTCACGGCATCATGGCTGCCGACCAC from Rhodovastum atsumiense harbors:
- a CDS encoding glycoside hydrolase family 15 protein encodes the protein MGPGALTGAPVEAWRAAPIEDYALIGDCTTAALVSREGAVDWLCWPRFDSAACFAALLGEASQGTWRIAPLAPRPRIHRTYRNGTVILETVFATPEGEVALIDFMPVGENLSHLVRLVQGRRGRVPMRLLLALRFDYGAAVPWVTRLPEGGGLTAVAGPERVVLRTPVPLHGRGLMTVAEFSVAAGETIPFVMTHVASHLDLPAPLDPLAALARTERFWTEWAAAGTYEGPYQPAVQRSLITLKALTYRPTGGIVAAPTTSLPEQLGGSRNWDYRYCWLRDATLTLLALMDGGYVEEARAWRDWLHRSVAGRPDQIQIMYGLAGERRLAEWEADWLPGYQGSRPVRIGNAAHGQLQLDVYGEVADALYHARAMGLPAVPASWQLQRRLTEHLAEIWDQPDEGIWEVRGGRRHFTHSKVMAWVALDRAIRSAEQFGLEGPLDRWRALRRTMHDTICARGFDAQRNSFVQSFGARALDASLLLIPLIGFLPPDDPRVRGTLAAIERELVIDGFVYRYDTGDGADGLPSGEGAFLACSFWLAENYTLQGRTTEARALFERLLGLRNDVGLLAEEYDPAAGRQVGNFPQAFSHIALVNTAVTLVRNGAAQTRPTRAGAA